A region of the Desulfobacter postgatei 2ac9 genome:
CGGTCCAGGCCGTGATCCTGCCCATCAACCAGGAACTGGCTCCCTATGCAAAAGAGATCCAACACCTGTTGGCGCTCCATGACATCCGCTGCGACGTAGATGACAGAAGCGAGACCCTTAAAAAGAAAATCAGAGAGGCCCAACTGGACTATATTCCTTTAATCATCACCATTGGGGACAAGGAAAAAGAAGAAAAAGTATTGTCGGTGCGCACGTTGGACGGCAAGGTCAAAATGGGGGTCACCCACGAAGAATTCCTGACCAAGGTCTGCGCCCATATCAGAGACCGGGTCCTGGAGGGAATTGATCTTTAACATATTAAATCATGCCTGATTTTTCAGATAAACCGGCACAGATTCTATATTACGGCGCCCTGAACCCGGGCTTATGTACCCCATAATGACAAAAAAAACACAGGAGGAACACGCCATGGAAATCACCTGCCTGCTTGAAAACAACACCACGGACCCGCAACTTGCAGCGGCCCACGGCTTAAGTTTTTTTATCCGCACAGGCACCCGGTCCATTCTTTTTGATATGGGACCGGACCAAAAATTTGCAGACAATGCAAAACATCTGGGTGTGGACCTGTCAAAAACGGACATAGCCGTGCTGTCCCACGGGCACTATGACCATGGCGGCGGCATCCCGCAGTTTCAAACGATCAATGACAAAGCAGCAATCATCATGACCCGGGGGGCCATTGAAGGCAGATACTATGCCCGCTACAAGAATAATGAACCCCGATATATCGGCCTTGATACCGATGCCATTGACAAAAGCCGGTGCCGGTTTATTGGTGCGGACCTGGCCTTGTCCGAGGATTTAACCATTATCACGGATTTTTCAAAAAAGGGCTTTATCCCCCAGGGCAATTCAGACCTTTTAAGGCAGCAGGAAGACGGGAAACTGATTGAGGATGAATTTTCCCATGAACTGGCCCTGCTGATCGTGGAAGACGGTACCTCGGTTCTGTTCACCGGATGCGCCCACTCGGGCATGGGGAATATGATTGATACGGTCCTTACCCGCACGGGCCGGGGTCATATTGACCATGTAATCGGCGGATTCCACCTGTATAATCGCATCACCCGGGTCACAGAACCGGACAGCCGCCTGGATATTCTGGTCGACGAACTGTCATCCCATAGCGGCACAACCTATTATACCGGTCACTGTACGGGTCCTGATGCCCCGGCTTACATGTCCCGCAAAATGACACGCCCAATCAACGTGTTTGCCACAGGTACCCGGCTTGAACTCTGATTTGTCCTATATCAATCCCGGAAAAATCTGTCATGATCCGCCTGACCTAATACGTCCATCACGCAGTTGGGGAGGAGACAAGACGGTCCTTTTGTAGCCGGGTAATTTGTACAGGGTATTTAATTAACTATTGCAATTTGGCGCAGGGGATGTTTAATCATTCCAAGAGGGTTGATTTTCAAAAGGAATTATGCAGATCTGCTTAACATAAAAATTATCATGTTATGCAGTTAGATAATCACTCTTGAATGATATACAGATCTGCTGAACATATTGTTATGCGAATACTATGGAGTTGTGAAGTATGATTGCTGGAAATACATTAGCACCATCGCCAAAGGAGAAATGCTAAGTGAGTGGAGATTCAACATATCTAAACACATCTGTAATCAATATCGCACGCAAAGATGTGGCAAGGCTGCCCCGTAATATGACAGTTCAGCAAACGTTGGACGAAATCAGGCAAAAGGGGCTCGGCGAAAGAATTGTCTATTTTTACGTAGTGGATGAAGATG
Encoded here:
- a CDS encoding MBL fold metallo-hydrolase encodes the protein MTKKTQEEHAMEITCLLENNTTDPQLAAAHGLSFFIRTGTRSILFDMGPDQKFADNAKHLGVDLSKTDIAVLSHGHYDHGGGIPQFQTINDKAAIIMTRGAIEGRYYARYKNNEPRYIGLDTDAIDKSRCRFIGADLALSEDLTIITDFSKKGFIPQGNSDLLRQQEDGKLIEDEFSHELALLIVEDGTSVLFTGCAHSGMGNMIDTVLTRTGRGHIDHVIGGFHLYNRITRVTEPDSRLDILVDELSSHSGTTYYTGHCTGPDAPAYMSRKMTRPINVFATGTRLEL